The following are encoded together in the Candidatus Flexicrinis proximus genome:
- a CDS encoding sulfite exporter TauE/SafE family protein: MDFTLAFVVACILIGLSKGGLIGPIGGTLALPVLVQASFGGQPITVKGATGVLLFMLMIGDVFAIPAYWRKWDSRFLWLTLPAAVAGVALGTWVLVSLDSQTLKRILAVLTLLVIAYKVFNATLVRYLRSAAYQHRNWHGYFAGLVSGIGSALSNTGGPPMTAYLLLQKPTPSAFVGTLAVFFLIVNWLKVPGYIVGGVFQDLHIMAGTWWALLLIPVVVLACRPIIHRVNRDLFDWFMTALLFVAAISLLM, encoded by the coding sequence ATGGATTTCACACTCGCATTCGTCGTGGCCTGCATCCTGATTGGCCTTTCCAAAGGCGGCCTGATCGGGCCGATCGGCGGCACGCTTGCGCTGCCGGTGCTCGTACAGGCCAGCTTTGGCGGCCAGCCGATCACCGTCAAGGGTGCGACCGGCGTCCTGCTGTTCATGCTGATGATCGGCGACGTCTTCGCCATCCCCGCCTACTGGCGCAAATGGGACTCGCGCTTTCTCTGGCTCACCCTTCCGGCTGCCGTCGCCGGGGTCGCCTTGGGGACCTGGGTGCTCGTCTCGCTAGACTCGCAGACCCTCAAACGCATCCTCGCGGTCTTGACCTTGCTGGTCATCGCCTACAAGGTCTTCAATGCCACGCTGGTTCGTTACCTGCGCTCTGCCGCCTACCAGCACCGCAACTGGCACGGCTATTTCGCCGGTCTGGTCAGCGGCATCGGCTCCGCGCTTTCGAATACCGGCGGCCCGCCCATGACCGCCTATCTGCTCCTCCAGAAGCCGACGCCGAGCGCCTTCGTCGGCACGCTGGCCGTCTTTTTCCTGATCGTCAACTGGCTCAAGGTGCCGGGCTATATCGTTGGCGGAGTCTTTCAGGACCTGCATATCATGGCCGGGACCTGGTGGGCGCTTCTGCTTATCCCGGTCGTCGTGCTTGCCTGCCGTCCCATCATTCATCGCGTTAACCGCGACCTGTTCGACTGGTTCATGACCGCGCTCCTGTTTGTGGCGGCCATCAGCCTGCTCATGTAA
- a CDS encoding flavodoxin domain-containing protein, translated as MTKVLVAYASKHHATAEIANAIAEVLLRPGKLQVDVRPVETVTTIAPYDAIVLGSSVYIGQWQPEAAEFLKDQEAELAKRPVWFFSSGPTGEGDPNTLMKGWIFPEKLHPIAERIRPRDTVLFHGKLDPSELNLLERAAVKMIKAPVGDFREWDHIYGWAEIIEQELAEYTPA; from the coding sequence ATGACCAAAGTTCTTGTTGCATATGCGAGTAAACATCACGCGACCGCTGAAATCGCCAACGCGATCGCTGAAGTTCTGCTCCGCCCCGGAAAACTGCAGGTAGATGTCCGGCCGGTCGAGACGGTCACGACCATCGCACCCTATGACGCAATAGTCCTCGGCAGTTCTGTCTATATCGGCCAATGGCAGCCTGAAGCCGCTGAATTCCTGAAGGATCAGGAGGCCGAACTGGCGAAACGCCCCGTATGGTTCTTCTCCAGTGGCCCGACCGGTGAAGGCGATCCCAATACCCTCATGAAGGGCTGGATCTTCCCGGAAAAACTGCACCCCATCGCCGAGCGCATCCGCCCGCGCGACACTGTGCTGTTCCACGGCAAACTCGACCCGTCGGAACTGAATTTGCTGGAACGCGCCGCCGTCAAAATGATTAAGGCCCCCGTCGGCGACTTCCGCGAATGGGATCATATCTACGGTTGGGCGGAAATCATCGAGCAGGAATTGGCCGAGTACACCCCGGCCTGA
- the rfaE2 gene encoding D-glycero-beta-D-manno-heptose 1-phosphate adenylyltransferase gives MPILTLTDAVLLRNTYRDSGRKVVFTNGHFDLLHAGHLNYLQAARKLGEALFLGLNGDGSTRRLKGEGRPLVPAAERAQLLEALRPVTAVIIFEEDTADRLIELLKPDIYVKGGDYHHKVLPERELVESLGGEVVLIDLVPERSTSALIAKIKALP, from the coding sequence ATGCCTATCCTGACCCTGACCGATGCTGTGCTGCTGCGGAATACGTACCGCGATTCCGGGCGCAAAGTGGTGTTCACCAACGGCCATTTCGACCTGCTGCATGCCGGACACCTGAATTATCTGCAGGCTGCGCGAAAGCTGGGAGAGGCGCTGTTCCTCGGCCTGAACGGAGACGGCAGTACGCGAAGGCTAAAGGGTGAAGGACGCCCGCTGGTCCCGGCCGCCGAACGCGCGCAGTTGCTCGAAGCGCTGCGACCGGTGACGGCTGTCATCATCTTTGAAGAAGACACTGCCGACCGGCTGATCGAGCTGCTCAAGCCGGACATCTACGTCAAGGGCGGCGACTACCACCATAAGGTGCTGCCGGAGCGCGAGCTGGTCGAGTCGCTTGGCGGCGAAGTGGTGTTGATTGACCTGGTGCCGGAACGCAGTACCTCGGCGCTGATCGCGAAGATCAAGGCGCTTCCGTAA
- a CDS encoding undecaprenyl-diphosphate phosphatase, whose protein sequence is MDEILKAAILGVVEGLTEFLPVSSTGHLIIASDLLNFQALGGTFEIFIQIGAVLAVVWYYRAELLRQVRTVGSDPAVRHLWATLILASIPAGIFGFLLRGWVKENLFTPVVVAVALIVGGIAFILIERRPQPQALTTDHNALSWRQAGLIGLAQVLALIPGVSRSGATILGGVAVGLSRPAATAFSFFLALPLLGGASLVELATSLDEINSQQISLLAVGTLSAAVFAFLSVTWLLRYVSRNTFTPFGYYRIVVGVIVLLLAAVTPASAQDATPEPTAVPAQIPTNPIEIPAADGLTLRGTYYAPHGDAPAVLLIHQLYVTQTSWRFLVTPLTEAGFNVLTIDLRGYGRTGGRINWQAARTDIVRWAAWLDEQPGVQSVSMLGSSMGSALALDGCLSYEPCPRAVALSPALAYYGVSIEDALAADLPLMVAYSDHDRYPARDMQSIVELAGDDLTLFTYPGRTHGIDLFDLDETLGASVISFLQGNSVTQTVDAPAGTE, encoded by the coding sequence ATGGACGAAATTCTCAAAGCGGCAATCCTCGGCGTGGTAGAGGGTTTGACCGAATTTTTGCCGGTCTCGTCGACCGGTCATCTGATCATCGCCTCCGACCTGCTGAACTTTCAGGCGTTGGGCGGCACTTTTGAAATCTTTATCCAGATCGGCGCGGTGCTGGCCGTCGTCTGGTATTACCGCGCGGAACTGCTGCGTCAGGTCCGCACGGTGGGCAGCGACCCCGCTGTGCGCCACCTGTGGGCAACGCTCATCCTCGCCTCGATCCCTGCCGGAATCTTCGGCTTCCTGCTGCGGGGCTGGGTCAAGGAAAACCTGTTCACACCGGTTGTGGTGGCGGTTGCGCTGATCGTCGGCGGCATCGCCTTTATCCTGATCGAGCGGCGGCCCCAACCCCAAGCGCTGACGACCGACCACAATGCGCTGTCGTGGCGGCAGGCCGGCCTGATCGGGCTGGCGCAGGTCCTTGCGCTCATCCCGGGCGTGTCACGTTCTGGCGCCACCATTCTGGGCGGCGTGGCAGTCGGGTTATCGCGTCCGGCAGCGACTGCCTTCTCGTTCTTTCTGGCCCTGCCGCTGCTTGGCGGCGCCTCGCTGGTCGAGCTTGCGACCAGCCTCGACGAAATCAACAGCCAGCAGATCAGCTTGCTTGCTGTCGGCACGCTCTCGGCTGCGGTCTTTGCCTTCCTGTCGGTCACCTGGCTGCTGCGCTACGTCTCGCGCAATACCTTTACGCCGTTTGGCTACTATCGCATCGTCGTCGGCGTAATCGTGCTGCTGCTGGCAGCGGTGACTCCGGCCAGCGCGCAGGACGCAACCCCCGAGCCGACCGCGGTCCCGGCGCAAATCCCGACCAACCCGATCGAAATCCCGGCCGCCGATGGCCTGACGCTGCGCGGCACCTACTACGCGCCGCATGGTGACGCCCCCGCCGTCCTGTTAATTCACCAGCTTTATGTCACCCAGACCAGTTGGCGCTTCCTGGTCACGCCGCTGACCGAGGCTGGCTTCAACGTGCTGACCATCGACCTGCGCGGCTATGGACGCACCGGCGGCCGCATCAACTGGCAGGCGGCACGTACCGATATCGTCCGCTGGGCAGCCTGGCTGGACGAACAGCCGGGCGTGCAGTCAGTTTCGATGCTGGGCAGCAGCATGGGCTCTGCGCTGGCGCTCGATGGCTGCCTCAGCTACGAGCCATGTCCCCGTGCCGTCGCCCTGTCTCCCGCGCTCGCCTATTACGGCGTCAGCATCGAGGATGCGCTGGCCGCTGACCTGCCGCTGATGGTCGCCTATTCAGACCATGACCGTTATCCTGCCCGTGACATGCAGTCCATCGTCGAGCTTGCCGGCGACGACTTGACCCTCTTCACTTATCCCGGCCGCACGCATGGCATCGACCTGTTCGATCTGGATGAGACCCTTGGCGCATCGGTCATCTCGTTCCTGCAGGGAAATTCCGTGACTCAGACGGTCGACGCGCCAGCCGGAACCGAATAA
- a CDS encoding cation transporter produces MTADPAFNANAEGIRTVWRALAVLGAATVVQVVIVAASGSVALLADTAHNIGDTLNSIPLLAAFYLARRAATRRFTYGYGRAEDVAGILIVLSIGISAAIVLWESLQKLLNPQPMTNLGWVALAAVVGFIGNEAVALLQIRTGRKIGSAAMIADGLHARTDGLTSLAVLGAVGGTLIGLPILDPLIGLLIGVTIVFITRNAVLQVGARLMDAIDPALLHRMEHAIEDVAGVGRIVSLRARWVGHQIFAEMTITVDAARGIGESHAIAEAVRAAMAKAVRHLGEVTIQIDPG; encoded by the coding sequence ATGACCGCCGACCCGGCGTTCAATGCCAACGCGGAAGGGATCCGGACGGTGTGGCGCGCGCTGGCGGTGCTGGGCGCGGCAACGGTCGTGCAGGTGGTGATCGTCGCGGCCAGCGGAAGCGTGGCGCTGCTGGCCGATACAGCGCATAACATCGGCGACACGCTCAATTCGATCCCGCTGCTGGCCGCGTTTTACCTGGCGCGGCGGGCGGCGACGCGGCGGTTCACCTATGGGTACGGGCGTGCGGAAGATGTGGCGGGGATCCTGATCGTGCTGTCGATCGGGATCAGCGCGGCGATTGTGCTGTGGGAATCGCTGCAAAAGCTGCTTAACCCCCAGCCGATGACGAATCTGGGCTGGGTGGCGCTGGCGGCGGTGGTCGGGTTTATCGGCAACGAGGCCGTCGCACTGCTGCAAATCCGCACCGGGCGCAAGATCGGATCGGCGGCGATGATCGCGGACGGCCTGCACGCGCGGACGGATGGGCTGACTTCGCTGGCGGTGCTGGGGGCGGTCGGCGGCACGCTGATCGGGCTGCCGATCCTTGACCCGCTGATCGGGCTGCTGATCGGCGTCACGATCGTATTTATCACGCGGAACGCAGTTCTGCAGGTCGGGGCGCGGCTGATGGATGCGATCGACCCGGCGCTGCTGCACAGGATGGAGCACGCGATAGAAGATGTGGCCGGCGTGGGCCGCATCGTATCGCTGCGGGCGCGGTGGGTGGGCCACCAGATTTTCGCCGAAATGACGATCACGGTGGACGCCGCGCGGGGCATTGGGGAGAGCCATGCCATCGCGGAAGCGGTGCGCGCCGCAATGGCAAAAGCCGTCCGGCACCTGGGCGAGGTGACGATCCAGATCGATCCGGGCTAG
- a CDS encoding B12-binding domain-containing radical SAM protein, with amino-acid sequence MDILLAHAYTLYDDPHERKVMKPYPPLGILYLSSYLKSRGYSVGVYDSTFKSQTDFDAVLAAEKPSVVGIYVNLMTKFAALTMIRKAKEAGAWVVLGGPEPPYYAEEYLRRGADVVVTGEGELTLDELIPALAKSGRAGLAAVQGIAFLDDDGKLVETEDRPLIADLSAMPWPDREAIDIPEYMRIWRENHGQSSVSVIQARGCPYTCKWCSHSVFGNTHRRRTPADAAEELRWIKDRYNPDLIWYADDVFAMNHRWLYAYSEALYARDVKIPFECISRADRLTEPIIQLLADMGCFRLWNGSESGSQKILDAMDRKVKAEDVREKTHLLQKYGIQAGMFIMLGYEGETVADIRETVDHLKKANPDLFLTTVAYPIKGTPFYATVEDRILSEKPWDTRSDRDLTVAGRYSRRFYRYATRWMVSEVALNRARLSGGVPFPRRAKLWLSARFGRLGMALTSRQQEREGAPLSTPAPDPA; translated from the coding sequence ATGGATATCCTTCTCGCCCACGCCTACACGCTCTACGACGATCCGCACGAGCGCAAGGTCATGAAGCCGTACCCCCCGCTCGGCATTCTCTATCTGTCGAGCTATCTCAAGTCGCGCGGCTACAGCGTCGGCGTCTACGACTCGACCTTCAAATCGCAAACTGACTTCGACGCGGTGCTGGCAGCCGAAAAGCCGTCCGTCGTCGGCATTTACGTCAACCTGATGACCAAGTTCGCCGCGCTTACCATGATCCGCAAGGCCAAAGAGGCCGGCGCGTGGGTCGTCCTGGGCGGGCCGGAGCCGCCGTACTACGCCGAGGAATATCTGCGGCGCGGCGCCGATGTGGTGGTCACCGGCGAAGGCGAACTCACCCTCGACGAGCTGATCCCTGCGCTGGCGAAGTCCGGCCGGGCAGGTCTGGCCGCGGTTCAGGGCATCGCCTTTCTGGACGATGACGGCAAGTTAGTCGAGACCGAAGACCGCCCCCTCATCGCCGACCTCAGCGCGATGCCCTGGCCGGACCGGGAAGCCATCGACATCCCCGAATACATGCGCATCTGGCGCGAGAACCACGGCCAATCCTCGGTCAGCGTGATCCAGGCGCGCGGCTGCCCCTATACCTGTAAGTGGTGCAGCCATTCCGTCTTCGGCAACACCCACCGCCGCCGCACTCCCGCCGATGCCGCCGAAGAGCTGCGCTGGATCAAGGATCGCTACAATCCCGACCTGATCTGGTACGCCGACGACGTCTTTGCCATGAACCACCGCTGGCTTTACGCCTACAGCGAAGCCCTCTATGCACGCGACGTGAAAATCCCGTTCGAGTGCATCAGCCGCGCCGACCGCCTGACCGAGCCGATTATTCAGCTGCTGGCCGACATGGGCTGCTTCCGCCTCTGGAACGGCAGCGAATCCGGCTCGCAGAAGATCCTGGATGCCATGGATCGCAAGGTCAAAGCCGAAGACGTGCGCGAGAAAACCCACCTGCTGCAAAAATACGGTATTCAGGCCGGCATGTTCATCATGCTCGGTTATGAGGGCGAGACGGTCGCCGATATTCGTGAGACGGTCGATCATCTCAAGAAGGCCAACCCTGACCTGTTCCTGACCACCGTCGCCTATCCGATCAAAGGCACGCCGTTCTATGCCACGGTCGAGGACCGCATCCTGAGCGAGAAGCCGTGGGACACCCGCAGCGACCGCGACCTAACCGTCGCTGGGCGCTACAGCCGGCGCTTTTACCGCTACGCGACGCGCTGGATGGTCAGTGAAGTCGCCCTCAACCGCGCCAGGCTCAGCGGCGGCGTGCCGTTTCCGCGCCGCGCCAAACTGTGGCTCAGCGCCAGGTTCGGACGCCTCGGGATGGCTCTGACCTCCCGCCAGCAGGAACGAGAGGGCGCTCCCCTGAGCACACCCGCGCCTGACCCGGCCTAG
- a CDS encoding aminotransferase class IV → MGIYYIDGEYVDESDALLPVTDLAVLRGYGVFDFTRTYGGMPFKLNEHLVRLRRSASQIELPIPLDDDEIAEIVLQTVRRNGYPEAGVRIVYTGGESDDGLTPADRPRLLVLVTPLRRVNPASYLNGVKIISEPLDRYLPEAKTLNYIPAIKALRRGAKSGAIEAVYVNREGYVLEGTTSNLFAFIGDTLVTPAVEVLNGITRHVVLDVARGHFTIEERPIALTELYKADEVFLSASNKQVMPVVEVDDETIADGRPGSRTRRVMGLFAAYTGEPIPGMLLAPEQA, encoded by the coding sequence ATGGGCATCTATTACATCGACGGCGAATACGTGGATGAAAGCGACGCGCTGCTGCCGGTCACCGATCTGGCGGTGCTGCGCGGCTACGGCGTCTTCGATTTCACCCGTACCTATGGCGGCATGCCGTTCAAGCTTAACGAGCATCTGGTTCGCCTGCGCCGTTCCGCCTCGCAGATCGAACTGCCTATTCCACTGGACGACGATGAAATCGCCGAGATCGTCCTCCAGACCGTCCGCCGCAACGGCTATCCCGAAGCTGGCGTTCGCATCGTCTACACGGGCGGCGAGTCGGACGATGGGCTGACCCCGGCCGACCGGCCTCGCCTGCTGGTCCTCGTCACGCCGCTGCGCCGCGTCAATCCGGCTTCGTACCTGAACGGCGTCAAGATCATCTCCGAGCCGCTGGACCGCTATCTGCCGGAAGCCAAGACCCTCAACTATATCCCGGCCATCAAGGCGTTGCGCCGCGGCGCAAAGTCCGGCGCCATCGAGGCCGTCTACGTCAACCGCGAGGGCTATGTGTTGGAAGGCACAACCAGCAACCTGTTCGCCTTTATTGGCGATACGCTGGTCACTCCAGCCGTCGAAGTCCTGAACGGGATCACCCGCCACGTCGTGCTGGATGTGGCTCGGGGTCACTTCACGATTGAGGAGCGGCCCATCGCGCTCACCGAGCTTTACAAGGCCGATGAAGTGTTTCTCAGCGCCAGCAACAAACAGGTCATGCCGGTCGTCGAAGTCGACGACGAAACCATCGCCGATGGACGGCCCGGCTCCCGCACGCGCCGCGTGATGGGCTTGTTCGCTGCCTATACCGGCGAGCCTATCCCCGGGATGCTCCTCGCGCCTGAGCAGGCCTAG
- the pgeF gene encoding peptidoglycan editing factor PgeF, whose translation MERINGPVPYYRFSGWDGVTQAIFTRHGGVSPAPWASLNTGGTVGDPPENVRRNHHIMYETLNVDAARAVTVWQVHGCDTVLATRPVYNRRWLAPADAIMTDRPGLPLVMRYADCTPVLAFDPVKGAIGIAHAGWRGTVLGMASHLVKAMQKAFDSRPSDLRAGIGPAIGPDRYQVGEEVVKAVHERFGTLDGLVKRDSSDGTAYFNLWEANRLDLLRAGVEDVEIMGLCTAERTDDFFSHRGEHGKTGRFGAVVCLS comes from the coding sequence ATGGAACGCATCAACGGCCCAGTGCCGTACTATCGATTCAGCGGCTGGGATGGCGTGACACAGGCCATCTTCACGCGGCATGGCGGGGTCAGTCCGGCGCCATGGGCTTCCCTCAATACCGGCGGAACGGTTGGCGACCCGCCGGAAAATGTGCGGCGCAACCATCATATCATGTACGAAACGCTGAACGTCGACGCCGCGCGGGCGGTGACGGTGTGGCAGGTTCACGGCTGCGACACAGTGCTGGCGACGCGCCCGGTTTATAACCGGCGCTGGCTGGCCCCTGCCGACGCGATAATGACAGACCGCCCTGGCCTGCCGCTGGTCATGCGCTATGCCGACTGCACGCCGGTGCTGGCGTTCGATCCGGTCAAGGGCGCGATCGGGATCGCGCATGCCGGATGGCGCGGGACGGTGCTGGGGATGGCTTCGCATCTGGTCAAGGCGATGCAGAAGGCCTTCGACAGCCGCCCGTCAGACCTGCGCGCGGGCATCGGCCCGGCGATCGGCCCCGACCGGTATCAGGTGGGCGAGGAAGTGGTCAAGGCAGTCCATGAGCGGTTCGGGACGCTCGATGGCCTGGTCAAGCGCGATTCATCAGACGGCACGGCGTACTTCAACCTGTGGGAAGCCAACCGGCTCGATCTGCTGCGCGCCGGCGTAGAGGACGTTGAAATCATGGGGCTTTGCACCGCCGAACGCACCGACGACTTCTTCAGCCATCGGGGCGAACACGGCAAAACCGGACGCTTTGGAGCCGTAGTATGCCTATCCTGA
- a CDS encoding PD40 domain-containing protein, which translates to MRFLVRRLALTLFFTVLMMCVSSASVLIGRQSRAPIVAVLLFDIRPEQLVYDLIDIDHGLASRRALTIPGSSYSRIRFDVQPPLVLQALPVGESLDWTLNQLDLMHAALTPILRMSALASPPVAIGTVQQSGGSVSIYAPRDRLVYRSSLADPQATVVATAPQDVQSVVWSPDWSRLVLSAIRSVTLVYMDGAQPVTLPPLGDVRMSPAWSPDGRYIVFSPQTSILNYPIPVLNADTAAVIVTKAGRAPYWCADRLVYTTDRGGGMLEVRLTDAALDADQVILTRDLSAARPSERTLAARPLDKASCDWFMVSTFGGDTWLLHRESGMLHELGTGLVGLLDVAPDSFIYWSEAGRNTEIRRFTLDPSAPRSDLLLTLDGRGATITRLEEGRGWIVLQATSELLHVDQDSGEGTLLTDTMVRAYSVLP; encoded by the coding sequence ATGCGATTTCTCGTCCGCCGCCTCGCCCTGACTCTCTTTTTCACAGTCCTGATGATGTGCGTTTCCAGCGCATCCGTCCTGATCGGCCGTCAAAGCCGCGCGCCGATTGTCGCTGTCCTGCTCTTCGACATCCGGCCTGAACAGCTTGTCTACGATCTGATCGACATTGACCACGGCCTCGCCAGCCGGCGCGCGCTGACTATTCCAGGCAGCAGCTACAGCCGCATCCGCTTCGACGTACAACCCCCGCTGGTGCTGCAGGCGCTCCCCGTCGGCGAGTCGCTTGACTGGACGCTCAACCAGTTGGATCTCATGCATGCCGCGCTCACGCCGATCCTCCGCATGTCTGCGCTGGCCTCTCCACCCGTCGCCATCGGCACCGTGCAGCAGTCGGGCGGCAGCGTCAGCATCTATGCCCCGCGTGACCGCCTGGTCTACCGTTCAAGCCTCGCCGATCCGCAGGCGACCGTAGTCGCCACCGCCCCCCAGGACGTCCAGTCGGTCGTCTGGTCGCCGGACTGGAGCCGGCTGGTGCTTTCCGCCATCCGCAGCGTGACGCTGGTCTATATGGACGGCGCACAACCGGTCACACTCCCGCCGCTGGGCGATGTCCGCATGTCTCCGGCCTGGTCGCCTGATGGCCGCTACATCGTGTTCTCGCCGCAAACCAGCATCCTCAATTACCCGATCCCTGTGCTGAACGCGGATACCGCCGCCGTCATTGTCACCAAAGCTGGCCGCGCACCCTACTGGTGTGCCGACCGCCTGGTCTATACCACCGATCGCGGCGGCGGCATGCTTGAAGTCCGCTTAACGGACGCCGCCCTGGATGCGGATCAGGTTATCCTGACTCGCGACCTGAGCGCTGCGCGTCCCAGCGAGCGCACCCTTGCCGCCCGGCCCCTCGACAAGGCCTCCTGCGACTGGTTCATGGTCAGCACGTTCGGCGGCGATACCTGGCTCTTGCACCGCGAGTCGGGGATGCTTCATGAATTGGGAACTGGCCTGGTCGGTCTCCTCGACGTCGCGCCGGACTCCTTCATCTACTGGAGCGAAGCGGGGCGGAACACCGAAATCCGCCGCTTCACGCTCGATCCATCCGCGCCGCGCTCCGACCTTCTCCTTACGCTTGATGGCCGCGGCGCCACCATCACGCGCCTTGAAGAAGGCCGCGGCTGGATCGTCTTGCAGGCCACCAGCGAGCTGCTTCACGTCGATCAGGACTCCGGCGAAGGAACCCTGCTAACCGATACGATGGTGCGCGCTTATTCCGTCCTGCCTTAG
- a CDS encoding transcriptional repressor, producing MAVNVQYAGNPAPQPRGMGVIVVTPVPVVMSVLVGMLVRMVMVMPVLMRMLVRMVMVMPILMGMLVRVVVVMPVLVGMLVRVVVVMPVLVGMSMIMIVWVTISLWEFIVRLTHSASLQPDSRYHHIIESRGGPRRLLQKVMGIVSHQKLDYESILRRSGHRVTLQRVVILDAVCMGQGRSTLGQIASDVRRSAPDIALSTIYRTIKAFTDVGLITASRGQHGALVYDIAHEH from the coding sequence GTGGCTGTGAATGTGCAGTACGCCGGCAATCCAGCCCCACAGCCCCGAGGCATGGGCGTGATCGTGGTCACTCCCGTCCCCGTGGTCATGTCCGTCCTCGTGGGAATGCTCGTGCGGATGGTCATGGTCATGCCCGTCCTCATGCGAATGCTCGTGCGGATGGTCATGGTCATGCCCATCCTCATGGGGATGCTCGTGCGGGTGGTCGTGGTCATGCCCGTCCTCGTGGGGATGCTCGTGCGGGTGGTCGTGGTCATGCCCGTCCTCGTGGGGATGAGCATGATCATGATCGTGTGGGTGACCATTTCCCTCTGGGAATTTATCGTGCGGCTCACTCATTCTGCATCGCTCCAGCCTGATTCGCGGTATCATCACATCATAGAATCGCGCGGCGGTCCGCGGCGCTTATTGCAAAAAGTGATGGGCATCGTGTCTCACCAGAAACTCGACTACGAGAGCATACTCCGCCGTTCCGGCCATCGTGTCACTCTCCAGCGTGTCGTCATTCTCGATGCGGTCTGCATGGGGCAGGGGCGGTCCACGCTCGGCCAGATCGCCTCCGACGTGCGCCGCTCCGCTCCGGACATCGCGCTATCCACCATCTACCGCACCATCAAAGCCTTTACGGATGTGGGTCTGATCACGGCGTCGCGCGGTCAGCATGGCGCGCTTGTCTACGATATCGCCCACGAACACTAA
- a CDS encoding WD40 repeat domain-containing protein encodes MRRMIVLFMLLISALPASAQSTTIAHRLPVPLAGPQSTLSPDGVTLAVFENPVVVQNAVTLLNAPIYLVDVVQGELVGMLGGVQSDLASDVAFSPDGASLASIHTNGQLIIWDIASRTALADYDWLPIGGSRVDFMPDGKTLILLYNTGAFGQQMFFDLETGSITNILSIMPDTYLEFLDTSSDMAVRGSRSFAAQAILPTGEIVAATQNGEVLIWNTALRTPITIQPPAEEGPMRFNVRRLQVMNDGAIFFYDSDAELSVLLTADRQRVEYSFGAYASALSEDGRLAYYDREAEQFFVADLTQDSPEPQPIQLDLGDLDANPQISLSFAANGYLVISGFLNLDSENAILVVDLG; translated from the coding sequence ATGCGTAGGATGATCGTTCTGTTCATGCTGCTGATCTCGGCCTTGCCCGCCTCGGCCCAGTCCACCACCATAGCACATCGTCTCCCGGTTCCGCTCGCCGGCCCTCAGAGTACGCTCTCGCCCGATGGCGTGACGCTCGCGGTCTTTGAAAACCCGGTAGTCGTCCAAAATGCCGTTACGCTCCTGAACGCCCCGATCTATCTGGTTGATGTCGTACAGGGCGAACTTGTCGGTATGTTGGGCGGTGTGCAGTCCGACCTCGCTTCTGATGTTGCGTTTTCCCCGGATGGCGCCTCGCTGGCCTCCATCCACACCAACGGCCAGTTGATTATTTGGGATATCGCCAGTCGTACCGCGCTTGCCGACTATGATTGGCTGCCGATCGGTGGTTCGCGCGTCGACTTTATGCCGGACGGTAAGACACTGATCCTCTTGTACAATACCGGCGCATTCGGCCAGCAGATGTTTTTTGACCTTGAAACCGGTAGTATCACAAACATCCTGTCGATCATGCCCGACACGTATCTCGAGTTCTTGGATACGTCATCGGACATGGCCGTGCGCGGCTCCCGCAGTTTTGCCGCGCAGGCGATCCTGCCGACCGGCGAAATCGTCGCCGCGACTCAAAACGGCGAAGTGCTCATCTGGAATACGGCTCTCCGTACACCGATCACCATCCAGCCGCCGGCTGAAGAAGGCCCCATGCGCTTTAACGTTCGCCGCCTTCAGGTCATGAACGATGGCGCGATCTTCTTCTACGATAGCGACGCCGAGCTGTCTGTCCTGCTGACCGCCGACCGGCAGCGCGTAGAGTACTCGTTCGGCGCCTATGCCTCCGCCCTGTCCGAGGACGGACGCCTCGCCTATTACGACCGCGAAGCTGAGCAGTTCTTTGTGGCTGACCTGACTCAGGACTCGCCTGAGCCTCAACCCATCCAGCTCGACCTCGGCGATCTCGATGCCAATCCGCAGATCAGCCTGTCGTTCGCGGCCAACGGCTATCTGGTCATTTCCGGCTTCCTCAATCTCGACAGCGAAAATGCAATTCTCGTTGTCGATCTAGGCTAA